From the Companilactobacillus ginsenosidimutans genome, the window GTATGGAAGCAAGAAAGTGTTGTTTCAGCAAAAACAGTTATGGTTCACGTATCACATTTACGTGACAAGCTTGAAGAAGCAACAGATGGCGAAAAAGTCATTGAAACCGTATGGGGTGTAGGTTATAAAGTGGAGGTTTAGTTTTTGAATAATCGAATTAAACTGAATGATAAAGAAAAAGGTGTCCTCCTAATTGAGGGAATAGGCACCTTTCTTTTATTTCAGATAATTAATGTAATTTTAGTTATGGCATCAAATTTGTTTTTCGGCAGTAATGATAAAAAAAGTTTCTTCGCTTTATTGCATATGGATATTTCGCACGGAAATCTTTCCAAAATATTATTGTTACTAGCATTGGTTATTGTTCTGGAAATATTCATTTCATTGCATGTGGTTATGAAATCGTATCGCCAATTCCAAGTTAAATACTTCGAGGAAGAGTTATCGAAGATAGCTTCAGGTGCGTTGGATCAGCGGATTGATATTCAGGTGAATCCCCAACTTCAAGGGCTTGTAACTAGTATCAATTCATTGATTGAGAATACCAATGAACATATTGCCGAGCAACGTCGTTCTGAAAAAAGTAAGGATGAGCTGATCACAAATGTTAGTCATGATATTAGAACTCCCTTAACTTCAATTATTGGTTACCTAGGCTTGATTGAGAGTCGCAATTATGAAGACTTGGACCAAATTTTAAAGTATACTCATATTGCGTATAACAAATCTCTCGAAATGCAGACGTTAGTTAACGACCTATTTGAGTATACTAACGTGGAGCATGCTAACAGTACACTTTCGA encodes:
- a CDS encoding sensor histidine kinase, with translation MNNRIKLNDKEKGVLLIEGIGTFLLFQIINVILVMASNLFFGSNDKKSFFALLHMDISHGNLSKILLLLALVIVLEIFISLHVVMKSYRQFQVKYFEEELSKIASGALDQRIDIQVNPQLQGLVTSINSLIENTNEHIAEQRRSEKSKDELITNVSHDIRTPLTSIIGYLGLIESRNYEDLDQILKYTHIAYNKSLEMQTLVNDLFEYTNVEHANSTLSMTKFDMAQMLDQLSADFELEANKRGMEIVVNADPERILMTGDTDKLGRVFNNLIMNAFKYGNDATHLWLNAKQTSEEVVISVANNGKPIPKDSLDHLFDRFYRVEDSRSKETGGTGLGLAIAQSMVKMHGGWIDVQSDPDRTAFIIHFPMNTQNTSEE